The window ATCATATTAGTAATGGACGAATGTTTTAACGACTTTTTGAACTATCCGCAGGAACATACCTTAAAAGGGCTGATTCCAAAAAATCCTCAGCTTTTTATATTGAAAGCTTTTACGAAAATTTATGCAATGGCTGGGCTGCGACTTGGCTATGGGATCAGTGCAAATCCAGAACTGCTCCAAAAAATGACAGACTGCGGGCAGCCGTGGGGCGTATCCATTCCCGCGCAGGCGGCAGGCATACAGGCTTTGAAAGAAACCCAGTATTTACAAAAAACCGCGGCGTTGATTTCAACGGAGCGCGCCTATCTGACAAAACAGCTTGCTCAAATGGGATTGCGGGTTATCGGTTCGCATGCAAACTATATTTTCTTTCGGGCAAGTGGCCGCGAGAAGCTTAGGGAGCAGCTTTTAGCGCACGGAATTTTGATTCGAAGCTGCCAAAACTACGCGGGGCTGGATGCAACCTATTATCGCGCTGCGGTTCGCAGCCATTATGAAAATGAAATTCTAGTGGATGCGCTTCAAATATTAGTTTAGAAATGAGGGGCGAAAGCATGGCAGCGATTCTGTTTTGTCACAAAGTGGAAAGCACCGTGGGGAGCCCCAGCCGTTTTTACTGTATTGTTCTGAGAAAAAAGGCGATCTTGGCAGTTTGGACGGTACACAGGCTGTTGATTTGCTGCTTTATTAGAAAGAGGTGATTTGGGCATGGCAAAATCCATTATGGTTCAGGGAACAATGTCAAATGCGGGCAAAAGCTTGCTCACCGCAGGTCTATGCCGCATTTTTAAACAGGATGGCTATCGTACCGCACCGTTTAAATCGCAGAATATGGCACTGAATTCCTTTATCACCCGCGAAGGGCTTGAGATGGGTCGGGCGCAGGTGATGCAGGCGGAGGCGGCGGAAATTGAACCTTCCGTGCTCATGAATCCTATTTTGTTAAAACCCACGAACGATGTTGGCTCACAGGTGATTGTCAACGGTGAGGTGCTGGGCA of the uncultured Caproiciproducens sp. genome contains:
- the cobD gene encoding threonine-phosphate decarboxylase CobD is translated as MPNLVHGGDIYSVQTFVSQPILDFSANINPLGLPPAVKAAAIAAIDQCVHYPDPLCRELRGAIAGREGVTPEQILCGNGAADVIFRLVLAVHPENAVILAPTFAEYEQALSTVHCKIYRHFLLEQDDFALTDSILDALTPQIDILFLCNPNNPTGQVVKSDLLMAIYQKCRENNIILVMDECFNDFLNYPQEHTLKGLIPKNPQLFILKAFTKIYAMAGLRLGYGISANPELLQKMTDCGQPWGVSIPAQAAGIQALKETQYLQKTAALISTERAYLTKQLAQMGLRVIGSHANYIFFRASGREKLREQLLAHGILIRSCQNYAGLDATYYRAAVRSHYENEILVDALQILV